The following coding sequences lie in one Aricia agestis chromosome 18, ilAriAges1.1, whole genome shotgun sequence genomic window:
- the LOC121736283 gene encoding uncharacterized protein LOC121736283 isoform X1: MSPERESQETEDVMESIDELKERLSSMKRMMEERKATGSGTKELFQGQARSLQGTTMIDGNFLSFVFGGSLVVILSVSVYAFYNLYHAVLKKFPSPHTEL; encoded by the exons atgagCCCGGAAAGAGAATCCCAAG AAACAGAGGATGTAATGGAATCGATTGACGAGCTGAAGGAGAGGCTGTCCTCCATGAAGAGAATGATGGAGGAACGGAAGGCCACAGGGTCGGGCACGAAGGAGCTGTTTCAGGGCCAGGCCAGGTCCCTGCAGGGCACCACCATGATCGATGGGAACTTCTTGAGTTTCGTCTTCGGCGGTTCTTTG GTTGTGATTCTCAGCGTGTCTGTGTACGCGTTCTATAACCTGTATCACGCGGTCCTTAAAAAGTTCCCCTCGCCGCACACGGAGTTGTAA
- the LOC121736180 gene encoding trypsin, alkaline A-like has protein sequence MAALWVLGLALIAGAVSASPNRIVGGEPTTVEKYPSIVQVDALGLFSGVWGQSCAASILTSRTIVSAAHCFAGLRIGFKIISLTYSFQQGGSASPVLLDVTIYTVNTDECADRYLTLPTPGIVTENMICAGILDVGGKDACQGDSGGPLYYGDNILVGVVSWGHGCANETYPGISTAVGSYTQWILDNTI, from the exons GCGCCGTGTCTGCATCTCCGAACCGCATCGTGGGTGGAGAGCCGACCACCGTCGAGAAATACCCGTCCATCGTCCAGGTCGATGCCTTGGGCCTGTTCAGCGGGGTCTGGGGACAGTCCTGTGCCGCCAGCATCCTCACCTCCAGAACTATCGTGTCTGCTGCACATTGTTTTGCTGGACT GCGTATTGGGTTTAAAATCATCTCATTAACCTATTCCTTCCAGCAAGGAGGCTCGGCATCTCCCGTTCTTTTGGACGTCACCATCTACACTGTCAACACCGACGAGTGTGCTGACCGCTACCTGACCCTTCCTACCCCTGGTATCGTCACAGAGAACATGATCTGCGCTGGCATCCTGGATGTGGGAGGCAAGGACGCCTGCCAGGGTGACTCCGGAGGTCCCCTCTACTACGGAGACAATATTCTCGTGGGAGTGGTCTCCTGGGGCCATGGATGCGCCAATGAAACGTACCCTGGAATCAGCACTGCTGTTGGATCTTACACCCAATGGATTTTGGACAACACTATTTAA
- the LOC121736283 gene encoding uncharacterized protein LOC121736283 isoform X2 — protein sequence MSPERESQEDVMESIDELKERLSSMKRMMEERKATGSGTKELFQGQARSLQGTTMIDGNFLSFVFGGSLVVILSVSVYAFYNLYHAVLKKFPSPHTEL from the exons atgagCCCGGAAAGAGAATCCCAAG AGGATGTAATGGAATCGATTGACGAGCTGAAGGAGAGGCTGTCCTCCATGAAGAGAATGATGGAGGAACGGAAGGCCACAGGGTCGGGCACGAAGGAGCTGTTTCAGGGCCAGGCCAGGTCCCTGCAGGGCACCACCATGATCGATGGGAACTTCTTGAGTTTCGTCTTCGGCGGTTCTTTG GTTGTGATTCTCAGCGTGTCTGTGTACGCGTTCTATAACCTGTATCACGCGGTCCTTAAAAAGTTCCCCTCGCCGCACACGGAGTTGTAA
- the LOC121736179 gene encoding transmembrane protease serine 9-like: MVCLWILSAVLLAGNVLPSTPTRIVGGKPTTIDKYPSIVQVDYLGVWTGVWGQSCAASILTSRYVLSAAHCFHGIFYDPSYRRIRAGSTYRNTGGVIVNVVKEYNHPSYGSLGYDGDICVVSLAQQLVYTPVVQQVAIPPQGTRLIENLPVVHAGWGAVSQGGPASPELLDVTIITVDNKLCAERYLTLPNPGTVTENMICAGILDVGGKDACQGDSGGPLYFGKTLVGVVSWGHGCANNTFPGVSTNVGSYTQWILDTLLPATSSASTKYDKLDNKDKKKSTLLQRQQQPVCTAAATPPRIVGGQPTTIDQYPSIVQVDYWGIWTGVWSQSCAASVLNSVYILSAAHCFSGLLYLRQYRRIRAGSTYRNFGGVVLDISHEINHPSFGQNGADGDITVVRLAAPLTLTPVVQQAVIAPQGTVLPEDMPVVHAGWGYTTEGGVASDVLLDVTIYTIDRKLCADRYLTLPRPQVVTENMICAGILDVGGKDACQGDSGGPLYYGTTLVGVVSWGEGCANATFPGVSTNVGSYTDWIISTAV, from the exons ATGGTGTGCTTGTGGATTTTAAGCGCCGTGCTGTTAGCAGGTAATGTTTTACcgt CTACCCCAACCCGCATCGTGGGCGGAAAGCCGACCACCATCGACAAATACCCCTCGATAGTCCAGGTGGACTACCTCGGTGTCTGGACTGGGGTGTGGGGACAGTCCTGCGCCGCCAGCATCCTTACATCGCGATACGTGTTGTCCGCTGCACACTGCTTTCATGGCAT CTTCTACGACCCCTCGTACCGTCGCATCCGCGCAGGCTCCACCTACCGCAACACCGGTGGTGTGATCGTCAACGTTGTCAAGGAGTACAACCACCCATCCTACGGCAGCTTGGGCTACGATGGGGACATCTGCGTGGTGAGCCTGGCTCAGCAGCTTGTCTACACCCCTGTGGTCCAGCAAGTCGCTATCCCACCACAGGGCACCAGGCTTATTGAAAACCTGCCGGTTGTACACGCTGGTTGGGGCGCTGTTTCG CAAGGTGGCCCTGCGTCTCCCGAACTCCTGGACGTGACCATCATCACAGTGGACAACAAGCTGTGCGCTGAGCGTTACCTCACCCTGCCCAACCCGGGCACCGTCACAGAAAACATGATCTGTGCTGGTATCCTCGACGTCGGTGGCAAGGACGCCTGCCAGGGTGACTCCGGAGGTCCCCTCTACTTCGGCAAGACACTCGTTGGAGTCGTCTCCTGGGGACATGGCTGCGCCAACAACACATTCCCCGGTGTCAGCACCAATGTTGGTTCATACACCCAATGGATCCTAGATACA ctgttacccgcgacttcgtccgcgtcaacaaaatatGATAAGTTGGATaacaaagacaaaaaaaaatctactctATTACAAAGACAGCAGCagcctgtct GCACCGCCGCTGCCACCCCACCCCGTATCGTGGGTGGTCAGCCCACAACGATCGACCAGTACCCCAGCATAGTGCAGGTGGACTACTGGGGCATTTGGACCGGCGTGTGGAGCCAGTCCTGCGCTGCCAGTGTTCTGAACAGCGTGTATATTCTGTCAGCTGCGCATTGCTTTTCTGGTCT CCTCTACCTCCGCCAATACCGTCGTATCCGCGCCGGGTCCACCTATCGCAACTTCGGCGGCGTGGTCCTCGACATCTCGCATGAGATCAACCATCCCTCGTTCGGCCAGAACGGTGCTGACGGTGACATCACCGTGGTGCGGCTCGCGGCCCCGCTGACGCTGACGCCGGTGGTCCAACAGGCGGTTATAGCACCCCAGGGTACTGTGCTCCCTGAGGATATGCCAGTCGTGCATGCGGGATGGGGATATACTACC GAAGGAGGAGTAGCATCTGACGTACTCCTGGACGTCACCATCTACACCATCGACCGCAAGCTCTGCGCCGACCGCTACCTGACGCTGCCCAGGCCACAAGTGGTGACAGAGAACATGATCTGCGCTGGCATCCTGGACGTGGGAGGCAAGGACGCCTGCCAGGGTGACTCCGGAGGACCTCTGTACTATGGCACCACCCTGGTGGGAGTGGTATCCTGGGGCGAAGGCTGCGCGAACGCCACTTTCCCTGGAGTGAGCACCAATGTGGGATCTTACACTGATTGGATTATTAGCACCGCTGTTTAA